The candidate division KSB1 bacterium genome segment GACGCCGGTGCCGCTGTTCAAATTCGGCGGGGGAGAGGGATCGTATGGAAACCAATAATTGTCGGCAATAGAATTCAGCTCAAAGGTAATCTCGATTTTTGCAAAAGTTTGTACATTGCGCGAAGAAAAGTTGACCGTGCCGAGAATCGGTCCGCTGTATCCGGCCGGCATGCGGACGATTGTGATCTCTTTTTTATAAAATTCGTTATTAACGCGTTTGGCCTGCAGGATCACGTCGTTGCGGCCGTACTGCAACGGGGTAGTAAACGAGAATTGCGTTCCATTCAGCGCGGCGAACCCGCTTTGATGATTTTTTTCGTTGAACCAGAACAATTCCGGCACCGACTCACTGCAGGTACCGGTCAGCAGCAGCGAGGCCGCATCGGTCTGGTAATAATCGCCCTGAAAAGGCGAGGTCATTTGAATGGAAAACGAGGACGGACCCGCGACATTGATAATGACGCTTTCCGTGTCGACGCCGTTGTCATCGTCGCGCACGGTTGCCGTTGCTGTATAAGTGCCGGGCAAAGCGTATGTATGTACGGCCTGATCATTTTCGTAAAAGGAGCCGTCTCCGGGTTGGATGACATAGCTTTCGATGACGCCGTCGGCATCCGCTGCTGAAAGTGAAAAAGAGACCGTCAAGGGCGCAGTGCCGGATGTCGGCGAGGCTGTAAACGATAGGAGATCCGGCGGCAGGTTGACGGCGCTCTTTTTGAACAGCTTGACCTCATCGATGTAAAAAACGGCATTCCAACCGGAACCGCCGAAAAAGCCGATCTGTACTCGGACGACGTTTGCCGATCCCGTGTTAAAGGAAACGGCAAACGAGAGCCATTTCCCCTTCGGCCGGTTGTTCGGATTGATGAAAATCGACGCCCCCAACTGGTTCCAATTATAGTCCACGACGCTGCACAAGACACCGCCCCAATCGTCGCCGCTGAAAGCCGGATCCAGGTAAACCCAAAAGGTAAGCTTGTAATTTTGATTGGGCTCGACATCCACCAACTGATCGATTTGACCGTGCGAGTTGAGGAATTTGGCTGCGTAATTGCCCGAATATTTGATGGTCGAACTCAGGATTGCCGGCGCGCTCCAGCCGTTGAAACCGTTCTCAAATCCGCCGTTGACGAGCAGATTCTGCGGCGTCTGCGCCGAAAGCCGTACAGCAGATGAAAACAAACCAATCAGTAATAGCGCTCTTTTCATTTTACATACACCACTTTTGAGGTCTTGATCATTTTGCTTTGATGAACCGGATCTTCGGCGGTGATGGAGATTATGTAAAATCCGGACGAAATTCCTTTTGGGGTCCATTCCGTCGAGTATTCACCGGCAGCATAGAATTTGCCTTTAACGAGCGTATCGACCAACTCGCCCAAAGTCGAATAAACGGCAATGTTGACTTTGGCCGGAGAGGGCAGCTGAAATCGAATGGTCGTTTGCGGATTAAAGGGATTGGGATAAGCCTCGAGCATGAATTTTTTATCCGGCTGCTGCTCCTGATTGACCAGAATGACGCGATTGTCGAACAAAACGATGTTCGACATCGCCGATAGATTGTTGAAATCATCGGAAGATTTAACGGCAATATAGTAGGAGGGGGCCAAGCCGAGCACGGGCAGAGCCAGCGTATCCGGAACGCCCGCTGGTTTGATGGTCTGATTGTAAGGAATCACAGAGTAGGTGTTCCAATTTGCATCCGTTATCGGATTAGCGGAATAGCGGATGTGGTAATTGAACGGCCTGCCGTTCAGGCCGTTATCGGAGGGAGTTGTCCAAACGAGAAACGGCTGAGAGTTTCTGTAAATTACCCTCAAATCCGTAATGGCTGCGGGCGGCGTATTGTCGGAAAAAGTCCGCACATCCACCCATTGTGTCTGACCGCGCACTTCGACGGCATCGATCAGCATTTCGAGCCAGTGCGAGTCACCGATGCCGTTGGGCACGCTGCGTGTATAAAGAGCGAATCGATCCGGATTTTGTTGCACGATCCAGCGCTCGATCGGCGAAGTCATGCCGCAAACCTCGGTCGGCAAACCGACGGATTCATCGCCGGTCCACCGCGACCAGTACGGCACCGAACGAATCCACCAAATCGGGAATTTTCGTAATTCGTTTTGATGCGCCGCCAAAGTTTCGGACCGATAATAGTCATCCAAAAACCTACAGATTTCAGGTGGAATATTAAGGAAAAAGAAATTCATGAATACGAAGTCCCTGGCCCGATCCGTATCGTAAGGATAAGGCGCATCCCAGCCGTATAAACCGTTATAAGCAAAATTGCGCGCCGAATCCAGCAAACCGGTGAACCG includes the following:
- a CDS encoding T9SS type A sorting domain-containing protein, whose protein sequence is MKSVLKNTFFLLLFVTSIRAQDRSPYIWQTPVTYNVNAPESMLRELRAQIDTVLQYNALAPLRVYYGDIIWETYFMYLEPARIIWTLARAYNHLMPAQRTAVGDYIRAELAHPTASPWQHREWSTAHLSRTQGKRREYHPLSQVWGEDIYANIGNRPVMHILYGIWLYAFNSKDYAIISENWNMIREYYNNFAYRELNLLSGLGAAVAMARMAHYMNDAATLQTVLNQLNTYLRFTGLLDSARNFAYNGLYGWDAPYPYDTDRARDFVFMNFFFLNIPPEICRFLDDYYRSETLAAHQNELRKFPIWWIRSVPYWSRWTGDESVGLPTEVCGMTSPIERWIVQQNPDRFALYTRSVPNGIGDSHWLEMLIDAVEVRGQTQWVDVRTFSDNTPPAAITDLRVIYRNSQPFLVWTTPSDNGLNGRPFNYHIRYSANPITDANWNTYSVIPYNQTIKPAGVPDTLALPVLGLAPSYYIAVKSSDDFNNLSAMSNIVLFDNRVILVNQEQQPDKKFMLEAYPNPFNPQTTIRFQLPSPAKVNIAVYSTLGELVDTLVKGKFYAAGEYSTEWTPKGISSGFYIISITAEDPVHQSKMIKTSKVVYVK